ATCGAGCGCTTCGCCGCCTTGCAGGGGGTGCGCCGCTTTTTTCTGCTGACCCTGGAGGCACCGGAATATTTCATCGACAGGGGCTACGCCGCGCTGCCCGCCGCCGAACTGCCCGAGGAGTTGCGTACCGGCGCCCTGGCGCAAGACCTTCTGGCACGCGGCGGCCTCTGCTTGGTCAAGCCGTTGACCGCGCGCAAAGTGCCCGAAGCGCGCCGCGAAATGGTAAACTAGCAGTAAAAAGGCCTGGGAGGATGGTCCTTGAGCGGCATCGAGCCAGGCAGTCAGGAGACCGAAGATGAAAAAGCTGCTCGCTATTTTGCTCGTCCTGGTTTTGACCCTGGCCGGTTGCGCGACGGCTCCGGGCCCCAAGGAAACCGGGGGAACCCTCATCGGCGCCGCAGGCGGCGGCCTGCTTGGCGCTCAGGTCGGCAAGGGGCGCGGACAACTGATCGCGGTGGCGGTGGGCACCCTGGCCGGAGCCCTGATCGGCCAGGAAGTCGGTCGCTCCCTGGATCGCGCCGATCAGATGTGGATGGAGCGCAACGCCCAGCAGGCGCTGGAATACAACCGCAGCCAACAGGCCAGCACCTGGCACAATCCCGACAGCGGCAATTCGGGATCCTTCACTCCCATTCGCACCTACCAGACCGCCCAGGGGCAGAACTGCCGGGAATATGTGCAGACGGTCAATATCGGCGGCCAGCCGCAGCAGGCCTACGGCACGGCCTGCCGCCAGCCCGACGGCACCTGGCTGATCGTGCGCTGAGAGCACGAGCCGACGCGGGCGCGAAGGCGCCGTTCATTGCGTGCGAAGGGCGGGATGCTATACTTTGTCCCGTCGCGCGCGCAGGAAACGGCGCCTTTTTTATGACCCTTTCGCGGATTGCTCGGACCCCATGCCCTTTGTGCACAATGTCGACCCACGCTGGATCGAGGATCTGTATCGCCGCTGGCGACAAGAACCGGCGCAGGTGAGCGAGGACTGGCGGGCGTTTTTCGCCGGCTTCGCCCTGGCCGAGGAGAGCGGGGTTTGCCCGCGTTCCTGCGTCGATCCAGAATTCGCCCTCAAGCAGTCGGGGGTGCAGTCGCTGATCTACCGCTATCGCGACATCGGTCATCTGCTCGCCTGCACCGACCCCCTCAATCCCTGCCCCATCCGCCATCCCTTGCTGGATCTGGCCAATTTCGGGCTGACCACCGCCGACCTCGACACGGTTTTTCACACCCGGCGTTTCCACAAGCCCCATGCCACCCTGCGCGAGATTCTCGAGGTCATGCAGCAGACCTACTGCCGCTCGGTGGGGGTGGAGTTCATGCACATCCAGGACCCCGACGAGCGCCAGTGGCTCAAGGACCGCATGGAAGGTACGCGCAACCGCCCGGCGTTTTCCCCCGAGGAGAAGCGGACGATTCTCGAGCAGTTGCTGCGCGCGGGGCTCTTCGAACAGTTCCTGCACCGCAAGTTTCTCGGCCAGAAACGCTTTTCCCTGGAGGGGGCGGAAACCCTGATCCCGGTGCTGCACAGCCTGGTGACCGCCGCCAACCGACGCGACATCCGCGATCTGGTGCTGGGCATGGCGCATCGCGGCCGCCTCAACGTGCTCGCCAACATTTTCCACAAGCCCCTGGAAACCATCTTCGCCGAGTTTCAGGACAATCTTCAGTACGCCTTCGTCGGCGACGGCGACGTCAAGTACCACAAGGGCTTTTCCTGCGACATCCCGCCCGTGGGCCGCCACGGCCTGCATCTC
This window of the Geoalkalibacter sp. genome carries:
- a CDS encoding RT0821/Lpp0805 family surface protein — protein: MKKLLAILLVLVLTLAGCATAPGPKETGGTLIGAAGGGLLGAQVGKGRGQLIAVAVGTLAGALIGQEVGRSLDRADQMWMERNAQQALEYNRSQQASTWHNPDSGNSGSFTPIRTYQTAQGQNCREYVQTVNIGGQPQQAYGTACRQPDGTWLIVR